Genomic segment of Canis lupus dingo isolate Sandy chromosome 9, ASM325472v2, whole genome shotgun sequence:
CAGATGCAAGCACAGCAAAGGGTAGAGCAGTCTAGCTTGGCAGGGGGCCCCGCGCTTCCAGCCTTCTTGTTGACCTTGGGGAGCAGGAGGACGAAGGACATGGCCAGGGCACAGTGGTAGAAGCTGTGGACATAGGTGTAATCCCAGTCCTGcaggggcggggaagggggaTCAGTCTGCGGCCCCAGGACACCCCCCCTCGCTCTGTGCCTCTGCTGGCACGCCTGGCATGCCAGGGCACCTGCCGGTCACCCCCCCTCAGGAATCTGGCCACATGCCCTCCTCCAAGGGGCCTCTGCTCAGCGTGCAGCCCACGGGCCGTCCTCCCTGACATCAGAGCCCGGGAGCACAGAAGGTACAAGGTGGAATGTTGTAGCATTGGCATTCGCTGTTGGCAGCGAGGCTGGGGCTCCTCCTtgcctcccttctcccccttcctccctctccttcctcctcctccttcctcccttctcccttcttcccctccctcctcttcccctccctcctcttccctccctctccctcctctccccttctttcctccttccgccctctctcctccctacccctccccttcctccctcctccccacccctccccactcctctcccccaccacctGCAGGTACAGactccagccccaggccccacatGGGCTGTGCACCTCATCCTAGATACACGCAGACAGTGATAGCCCTGTTCCTGTGATGGACGATACTGTGGTGGGAGGGAGGCACCTCTGCACCCACAGGGAGCGACAGAGGAGGTGGGATGTAATCCTGGTGAGGCCACCCCCTAAGGAGGCCCAGGGCCCCATACCTCAAAAAAGAAGCGCAGCATAAGGGCCAGTGCCCCAAAACAGAGGCCAGGGCCTATCTGCTGGGTGTAGACACTCTTGTCCGGGTACAGActcttcttctccttcatctGCTGCAGCTGCGGGGAGAGTGGTCATGCAGAGAGGTCACACAGTGGGCACTCTGTGCAGAGTtggctggggagctggccctgGGCATGCATGCATACCTCGCTGTCCTCGGGCAGGAGGTGGGGCTCAGGGAGATGCCCACACGCCCGGTCCCGCGGCTGTAGGACCCAAGGGAGCCCCAGCCTGGATGCCTGAGCAGGACACCCCTGGGCCAGTTTGCCTCATgaggaccccccacccctgcctgcctcttTGGGACAGAACAAGACTGCCCTTGCACCTGCACCTCTGCCCACCAGCAGGGACGCCCAGGGGACCAGACACAGCCCACCACAGGGTCCACTGGGCTACCCATGGGTTGGTCCACGAGAACCTTCAGCTGCTGCTAGATAATGACCTATCCTAGCACTTATGAGACAACCTGAGCAGCTCGTGAACCTTTGCTTGCTCAGGTACCCATGTTAGTGGAAGGCTCGAGCAGGCGTGGATGAGTAAAAAGATGGGCTCAGGGGTCTCTGAGGGCACAgccagttgagcctctgactctgggtttggcttaggtcctgaacTCACGGATCATGGGGTCAAGcactcaggggggagtctgcatAAACATTCTCTtccccttgctcctcccccactcgCTGGCTcactatctctaaaataagtaaataaatcttaaaaaaaaatttaaaaatggctccACATACACAGAAAACGTGCATAAATGTAGGTTCACCTCCTGGATCCCCAAAGCCCTGGGGCCAAGGTGTTTTGGGGGCACAGGACATTTAGGATGGCAGCGACAGAACAGCTGTGTGCACCATGTGCCCTGAGGCCCCCATGGGCTGGGGCACTGACCCCCACCCCGGCTGCAGAAACCCACCAGCTGGAGCACACAGAGACGGTGTATAGCCTCGTGCTGGGTCGGGGCTCGGCCACCGGAGTCTGGTGTCTAGTTTTCTGGAATTTGTTGTTGCCGATAAGACATCAGTACCTGCTCGGGCACTGTCAGCACATGGGTGCAGCTAGGGGGACCCCGGGggcccggggtcatgccctgcagcccccacacccacctctctctgcttcctctccctgaGGCTACTGCTCCCCACCTCTGGCTCAAGAAGGGACGAGCCTCCGGGAGAAGAAAACCACCCTCATTCCAGGAAACAACTGCCCTTGGAAATCCAAAATAAACTCCATGTTAAATGGTCTGAAAAACACCATTTGAGCCCCAGatgcagggagccaggcagaCCTCCTGGTTCCTGCGGCTGGATCCACAGCCCGGGGGCTGTGGCGCTTCCCAGGGACACCTGTAAGTGTCACCCCTTTGGGCTAATCACCATCCAACTCCAATTCAGACCTGCCAGGATCTGTGGGAGGAATGGACCCTCCAGCACAGACCAAGAGCCCACCCTACTtcctgccgggggtggggggggtggggggggttagCGCATTATCGAAGCCCAGGGCTCTGTGTTTATGCATTCCAGCGTGTTCATTAACTGGTCCTTCTCTGGGGCCGGACACAGCAGACCCCACATGcctcctcagctctcacaggcaGCTCCAAGGGGCCTCTTGGGTCAGCCCCGGGCCAGCCCTGCGTCCCCAAGTTGGAGTGAGGAAGAGGCtactctccttcccttttcttgagAGAAGTCAAGGCCTGGCCTTGCCCGGTGCTGTGTGACCTCTCGTTGATTGTGACCTCTTGAGCCCTCCTTCCTTCACCAACGGAATGGCGACACAGATCCTTCACTCCCCGGCTGTAGGAGGAACAGggctttcctttccctcctgcagCCATGCAATGGGGTGATGGGCATGTTCTGTCCTACTGGCCCAGCCTGGCTCCTCTTCCCAGAGAACTGCCTTCCTGCTCCCCCAGGTGGCCTGGCTGCGTCCCCATCCCCTGAGGCCCTACATCTTGGCCTTAATTTTGGGTCCTTGAGGGGTGTGTGGCTTGGGCAGGGTCAGACCACACCAGACTAAACCTGCTGCCAGAGCTTGGAGTTGGGACACCTCGAGATTCCAGGTGGGGCTCCAGAGGGGCGAAAATGTGGCAGAGGGATGTCACCCTCGGGGCCCAGGCTGCTGCAGGGCTGGACAATGGGCCCCGCCTCAGGCCTGCCCACAGCCCAGGCCTCTGGTCTGGTCCTTGCAAGGCTCTGCGGCTTCCCTTCTGGGGAAGGGAGTGGCCCTGGGTCCACCCTGCTCTGGCATCTCTCGTCAGCTGGGGGAGTGTAAGTGGCTTTCAGGCCCCACAGCCAGGGAGGGCCTTGATACAGGAGAGGATGCAGGGAGGCCTGGAGATCGCATTAGGGTCTAGTGTGTGCCAGGCCCCAGGGGGCCCAGGGAAGAGACGCCAGCGTTGCAAACTTTGGCCCAGGCTGCCTCAGTGCTTTGGGGCAGTTCCATCGTCCTGCCCACCGCACAACACAGCCTCCCTCCTCACCAGAACCAAACAAACTCAAGGCTCACGGCCTCCTTGAAGTCTTCCCAGATTAACCCAGGCCATTTCCAATTGCTTTTGCATCTCTGAAGCAGTCATTCTCTGCGAAAAATAATACCACTAGTAGTAATAGCTCCTAGGCACTGAGCACATTAGAAGCTAGAAAGTTCTATACTAGTACTTTTAGATGCATTAACTCAATCTTTGAACGAATCCTATGAGGTAGGGATTGGACTGTTCCTGTAACAGCCACTTTTCAGATATAGAAACTAGAGGCAGAGAAGTAGAGTCACTTGAGTTAGGTCCAGAGCTAGTGAGTAAGGATGATACGGACCatgtaggggggtgggggggctgatGCTCATTGTCTCTGTTTTAGCTGCAGCCCTGAGATGGGAAGTAAAAGGAGTCCTGGAGGTGGAGGGGTCACAGGGTACAGCTGCCCCCGTCCACTGAGGCCCACATGGTACGCACCCACTTTGTGGCGATGATGAGGACAGCCGTGCCAATGGGGCCCGAGTACACCCCGTAGCCCCAGCGGTCATGGTAGATCCGCACGGCGATGGTCAGGACGCCAAACATCACAAAAGTCGACCTCTTGGGTTCGTCGAAGTCAGCCAgtgctggggtgggagtgggggtagggggagaggaacCGGGAGTGGTGAGtggcctctctgcccctccagctaCTGCTCCCCCAGAGGCATCCCTTAAGGGCCCCAGTGCGGGGCGCCCCCAGCCTGCGACAAAACCCCATGGCCCAGCCCGGTCCCCCGAGGTCTGAGTTCCGGCTGGCTTTAAGGGACAGACATGGACAGAGTGGCCCAGGCTGCATTTGTGGGAAGCTGCTTTCATGAGTGGGTCAACGTGCACCTGCCTTGAGGGATCCCTGCGCCCAAGACAGAGACCCCTGGGCTGAAAACAGCCAGGTACGAGACAGGAACGATCTGGGTCCTTCCCAGGGCCTGGGCGAATAGCAGGGAGCCCCGTGCCATGGGGACCAGGTGCCCTGGCATCGCCGCGAGATAGCGCTGAGGGAGAAAAAAGTTGCAGAAACAATGTGCTTCTGAGCGATTCCATCCTCGTAATCACCCAAGCTGACAGTGAGGTGCATGAATGCATGTATGAGCCTCTAGAAACGTCTCAGGGGCAAACCCTGACAGGTGAGCAGTGGTCTCCTGGGAGACGGGACAGAGGGGAGCCCTTCCGCTGCTTCCTCCGTGTGGCTCCAC
This window contains:
- the MYMK gene encoding protein myomaker, with amino-acid sequence MGTLAAKLLLPTLSSLAFLPTVSIAAKRRFHMEAMVYLFTMFFVALHHACNGPGLSVLCFMRHDVLEYFSVYGTALSMWVSLMALADFDEPKRSTFVMFGVLTIAVRIYHDRWGYGVYSGPIGTAVLIIATKWLQQMKEKKSLYPDKSVYTQQIGPGLCFGALALMLRFFFEDWDYTYVHSFYHCALAMSFVLLLPKVNKKAGSAGPPAKLDCSTLCCACI